ATTGGGAGAGCAGAAAGCCGTAGAATACCTTCAGTCGTCAGGTTATCAAATAATTAAAAGAAACTTCAGGAAATCCTTTGGAGAAGTCGATATTATAGCAGTAAAGGGAAGAAAAATTATTTTTTGTGAAGTAAAAAATTGGGATTATCTAGGCTGGGAGGATTTACATTTCAGTATAAATAAAAGTAAAATCCAGAAGATTAAGAAAATAGCATGTCTTTTTCTTCAACA
The window above is part of the Oceanispirochaeta sp. genome. Proteins encoded here:
- a CDS encoding YraN family protein, with amino-acid sequence MIQHKKELLGEQKAVEYLQSSGYQIIKRNFRKSFGEVDIIAVKGRKIIFCEVKNWDYLGWEDLHFSINKSKIQKIKKIACLFLQ